A region of Bradyrhizobium sp. SZCCHNS1050 DNA encodes the following proteins:
- a CDS encoding alpha/beta hydrolase — MIATPLVRPPELKSISETAGQVDRSTMPGLQRFSARDGTELAYRHYPARGTAVGKVAIVVHGSSGSSVAVHALADALAARGIDTFAPDIRGHGGSGTRGDIGHLGQLEDDLADLVAEVRRSIPAQPIVLLGHSAGGGFALRAASAPIQDLFTRTVLLAPYLGYDAPTNRENSGGWAGPDIPRILALGVLRRIGMPCCEALPVLAFAVRPNSEKFLAPTYSYRLFRNFATRGYKADFTAAKHPVTVIAGADDELMLADKYADAVHAVVPGVDVKLIAGVNHMEIVSAPQAVSAIAEDVATH; from the coding sequence ATGATCGCGACGCCACTGGTGCGCCCGCCCGAGCTCAAGTCGATCTCGGAGACCGCCGGCCAGGTCGACCGCAGCACCATGCCCGGCCTGCAGCGCTTCAGTGCCCGCGATGGCACCGAGCTCGCCTATCGCCACTACCCGGCGCGCGGAACGGCTGTCGGCAAGGTCGCGATCGTGGTCCACGGCTCCTCCGGCTCCAGCGTCGCCGTGCATGCCCTTGCCGATGCGTTGGCGGCGCGCGGCATCGATACCTTCGCGCCCGACATTCGCGGCCATGGCGGCTCCGGCACCCGCGGCGACATCGGCCATCTCGGACAGCTCGAAGACGATCTCGCCGACCTCGTCGCCGAGGTCAGGAGGTCGATTCCGGCCCAACCGATCGTGTTGCTCGGCCATTCGGCTGGCGGCGGCTTCGCGCTGCGCGCGGCGAGCGCCCCGATCCAGGATCTGTTCACGCGCACCGTGCTGCTCGCGCCCTATCTGGGTTACGACGCGCCGACCAACCGGGAGAATTCGGGCGGCTGGGCCGGTCCCGACATTCCGCGCATCCTGGCGCTCGGCGTGCTCAGGCGCATCGGCATGCCGTGTTGCGAGGCACTGCCTGTGCTGGCCTTTGCTGTCAGGCCGAACTCGGAGAAATTCCTGGCGCCGACCTACAGCTACCGGCTGTTCCGCAATTTCGCGACCCGTGGCTACAAGGCCGATTTCACTGCGGCGAAGCACCCGGTGACCGTCATCGCCGGCGCCGATGACGAGCTGATGCTCGCCGACAAATATGCAGATGCGGTGCACGCCGTCGTGCCGGGCGTTGACGTGAAGCTGATCGCTGGCGTCAATCACATGGAGATCGTGTCGGCGCCGCAGGCGGTGAGCGCGATCGCCGAGGACGTGGCGACGCACTAG
- the lpxK gene encoding tetraacyldisaccharide 4'-kinase, which yields MREPAFWHRPASWQSRLLSPLSTLYGAVAARRMAQGGVDAGLPVICVGNFHVGGAGKTPTVLALTDILRDLGERPVVLSRGYGGRLGGPAVVDPAVHEAADVGDEPLMMAARVPVVVARNRADGIGLVKAQGATVILMDDGFQNPSITKDLALIVIDGARGLGNAEVFPAGPLRAPLPPQLARTDALVVIGSGGASEAVASHVLAAGKPVFSAALRPDPQIVAALRGRPLLAFAGIGDPARFFRTLRGAGLDVRRERAFPDHHPFTAGDVVALANEARRDGFALVTTEKDLVRFRGHEAAPDVMAFPVTLQFDDLAALRALVVQRLSAKRKDQPLAFNAPG from the coding sequence ATGCGTGAGCCGGCCTTCTGGCATCGGCCGGCCTCCTGGCAATCGCGTCTGCTGTCTCCGCTCTCGACACTCTACGGCGCCGTTGCCGCACGTCGGATGGCGCAAGGCGGCGTCGATGCCGGCCTGCCGGTGATCTGCGTCGGTAATTTCCACGTCGGCGGAGCCGGCAAGACGCCGACCGTGCTGGCGCTGACGGATATTCTGCGTGACCTCGGCGAGCGGCCGGTGGTGCTGAGCCGTGGCTATGGCGGCCGGCTGGGCGGTCCCGCCGTCGTCGATCCTGCGGTCCATGAGGCTGCCGATGTCGGCGACGAGCCGCTGATGATGGCCGCGCGGGTGCCGGTCGTCGTGGCGCGCAATCGCGCCGACGGCATCGGTCTCGTCAAGGCGCAAGGCGCCACCGTCATCCTGATGGACGATGGCTTCCAGAATCCGTCGATCACGAAGGATCTCGCGCTGATCGTGATCGACGGCGCGCGCGGCCTCGGCAATGCCGAGGTGTTTCCCGCCGGACCGTTGCGCGCGCCGCTGCCGCCGCAACTGGCGCGCACCGACGCATTGGTCGTGATCGGCAGCGGCGGAGCCAGCGAGGCGGTCGCCTCACATGTGTTGGCGGCCGGCAAGCCGGTGTTTTCAGCCGCGTTGCGGCCAGATCCGCAGATCGTTGCGGCGCTGCGGGGCAGGCCGTTGCTGGCGTTTGCCGGGATCGGCGACCCCGCCCGCTTCTTCCGCACCCTTCGCGGCGCTGGTCTCGACGTCAGGCGCGAGCGTGCCTTTCCGGACCACCACCCGTTCACGGCGGGCGACGTCGTGGCCCTCGCCAACGAAGCCAGGCGTGATGGATTTGCCCTGGTGACCACGGAAAAAGATCTCGTGCGGTTCCGCGGCCACGAGGCCGCGCCCGATGTCATGGCATTCCCGGTCACACTGCAGTTCGACGATCTCGCCGCGTTGCGCGCGCTGGTTGTGCAACGGCTGTCAGCGAAGCGCAAAGATCAGCCGTTGGCCTTCAATGCGCCAGGATAA
- a CDS encoding DUF2093 domain-containing protein, with protein sequence MLNKFGPSGQGEAQVQYLDGDFRVISPGSYVRCAVTDVRIPLDELKYWSVDLQEAYALPSAVLQRHYPGALKANG encoded by the coding sequence GTGCTCAACAAGTTTGGTCCCTCGGGCCAGGGCGAGGCGCAGGTGCAGTATCTGGATGGCGATTTCCGGGTGATCTCACCGGGAAGCTATGTGCGCTGCGCGGTCACCGATGTGCGGATTCCGCTGGACGAGCTGAAGTATTGGAGTGTCGATCTGCAGGAAGCCTACGCCCTGCCGAGCGCCGTGCTGCAGCGGCATTATCCTGGCGCATTGAAGGCCAACGGCTGA
- a CDS encoding transcriptional regulator, with translation MAELDEIIHQPLRLKIMAALNALPAVAGLEFVRLKKLTGATDGNLGAHIDTLARAGYVAVDKAFVGKKPQTTVTATAAGRAAFARYVANLQGIIAGAAAKPPEP, from the coding sequence TTGGCGGAGCTCGACGAGATCATCCACCAACCGCTGCGGCTGAAGATCATGGCGGCGCTGAATGCCCTGCCTGCCGTGGCCGGGCTGGAATTCGTCCGGCTGAAGAAGCTGACCGGCGCCACCGACGGCAATCTCGGCGCGCATATCGACACGCTGGCGCGGGCCGGCTACGTCGCCGTGGACAAGGCCTTCGTCGGCAAGAAGCCGCAGACCACGGTCACGGCGACCGCGGCCGGCCGTGCGGCCTTCGCCCGCTATGTCGCGAACCTGCAGGGTATCATTGCCGGCGCTGCCGCGAAGCCGCCGGAGCCATGA
- the xseA gene encoding exodeoxyribonuclease VII large subunit: protein MPPAEALPNAPEFTVTELSSALKRTVEDQFGHVRVRGEITGFRGPHSSGHCYFALKDESAKIEAVIWKGVHGRMRFKPQEGLEVIATGKLTTYPNSSKYQIVIEALEPAGIGALMALMEERKRKLGAEGLFDPARKQLLPWLPEVIGVVTSPTGAVIRDILHRLEDRFPRRVLVWPVKVQGEGSAEQVAAAIRGFNDLPQDGPIPRPDVLIVARGGGSLEDLWSFNEEIVVRAAAESMIPLISAVGHETDVTLIDFAADKRAPTPTAAAEMAVPVRSELMQEVASLARRVGVCWQRSQESRRNELRAAARALPGPSDLLAIPRQRLDSAAAGLPRALKTNTHVHFRQFAAASAKLTLRVLHAQIAQSRHRLVASSERLSLSSRGQLHRRRERFEALDARFKASRQAYAQAKRQAIGRERDRTERLAERARRALLTQLQRLSARVGQNEKLLTALSYRSVLARGFALVRDEAGHPLHHAASIGPGAALSIEFADGKVAATAGADRPLPPAAPSSPKPAREAKPSAPKRTPDPADQGSLF from the coding sequence ATGCCGCCTGCGGAAGCCTTGCCCAACGCGCCCGAATTCACCGTCACCGAGCTGTCCTCGGCGCTGAAGCGCACGGTCGAGGACCAGTTCGGCCACGTCCGGGTGCGCGGCGAGATCACCGGCTTTCGCGGGCCGCATTCCTCGGGGCATTGCTATTTCGCGCTCAAGGACGAGAGCGCCAAGATCGAGGCGGTGATCTGGAAGGGCGTGCATGGCCGCATGCGCTTCAAGCCCCAGGAGGGGCTCGAGGTGATCGCCACCGGCAAGCTCACCACCTATCCGAACTCGTCGAAATACCAGATCGTCATCGAGGCGCTGGAGCCGGCCGGGATCGGCGCGCTGATGGCGCTGATGGAGGAGCGCAAGCGGAAGCTCGGGGCCGAAGGACTGTTCGATCCCGCACGCAAGCAACTGCTGCCATGGCTGCCCGAGGTGATCGGCGTCGTCACCTCGCCGACCGGGGCCGTCATTCGTGACATCCTGCACCGGCTCGAGGACCGCTTTCCTCGCCGCGTGCTGGTCTGGCCCGTGAAGGTGCAGGGCGAAGGCTCGGCCGAGCAGGTTGCCGCCGCGATCCGCGGCTTCAACGATTTGCCGCAGGATGGCCCGATCCCGCGGCCCGACGTGCTGATCGTCGCGCGCGGCGGCGGCTCGCTGGAGGACCTGTGGTCGTTCAACGAGGAGATCGTGGTCCGCGCCGCGGCCGAGAGCATGATCCCGCTGATCTCGGCGGTCGGCCACGAGACCGACGTGACCTTGATCGATTTCGCCGCCGACAAACGTGCGCCAACGCCGACCGCAGCCGCGGAAATGGCGGTGCCGGTGCGCAGCGAGCTGATGCAGGAGGTCGCAAGCCTCGCGCGCCGTGTCGGCGTCTGCTGGCAGCGCAGCCAGGAGAGCCGCCGCAACGAGCTGCGCGCCGCCGCGCGCGCCCTGCCCGGCCCTAGCGATCTGCTCGCCATTCCCAGGCAGCGGCTGGATTCGGCGGCCGCCGGCCTGCCACGCGCGCTGAAGACCAACACGCATGTACACTTTCGCCAATTCGCGGCGGCGAGCGCCAAGCTCACTCTGCGCGTGCTGCACGCGCAGATCGCGCAATCACGCCATCGGCTCGTCGCGTCGTCCGAGCGGCTGTCGCTGTCGTCGCGCGGCCAGTTGCACCGGCGGCGCGAGCGATTCGAGGCGCTCGACGCCCGCTTCAAGGCCTCGCGCCAAGCCTATGCCCAGGCCAAGCGCCAGGCCATCGGCCGCGAACGCGACCGAACCGAACGTCTTGCCGAGCGGGCCCGGCGCGCGTTGCTGACCCAGCTTCAGCGCCTGTCGGCCCGCGTCGGCCAGAACGAGAAGCTCCTCACCGCGCTGTCCTATCGCAGCGTGCTGGCCCGTGGATTTGCCCTGGTGCGTGACGAGGCCGGCCACCCGCTTCACCATGCCGCGAGCATCGGTCCGGGCGCCGCGCTCTCGATCGAATTTGCGGACGGCAAGGTCGCGGCCACGGCGGGCGCGGACCGCCCGCTTCCGCCGGCAGCGCCGTCATCGCCGAAACCTGCGCGCGAGGCCAAGCCTTCGGCACCGAAGCGCACGCCCGATCCCGCCGACCAAGGCAGCCTGTTCTGA
- a CDS encoding lysophospholipid acyltransferase family protein: protein MKHLIRNTLRSGWFQRAVGVLAAEYLRLVWLTNRFTYEPPEVYDIVEPQMPAIFAFWHGQHLLTPFIKNKPSYRAKVLISRHRDGEFNAIAAERLGIGTIRGSGDHGSSFHRKGGVGAFKEMVRALEDNYNVASTADVPKRARIAGLGIIMLARESGRPIMPFAMVTSRFIRLKNWDSTTINLPFGRGALVGIKEINVPRDADAAMMEEARLDLEATLNECMRRAYEIVGRPEACPPPVASGASSA, encoded by the coding sequence TTGAAACATCTGATCCGTAATACGCTGCGTAGCGGCTGGTTCCAGCGCGCCGTCGGGGTCCTCGCGGCCGAGTACCTGCGGCTGGTGTGGCTGACCAACCGCTTCACCTATGAGCCGCCGGAGGTCTACGACATCGTCGAGCCGCAGATGCCGGCGATCTTCGCGTTCTGGCACGGCCAGCATCTGCTGACCCCCTTCATCAAGAACAAGCCGAGCTATCGCGCCAAGGTGCTGATCTCCCGGCATCGCGACGGCGAGTTCAACGCGATCGCGGCGGAGCGGCTCGGCATCGGAACCATCCGCGGCTCCGGCGATCATGGCTCCTCCTTCCACCGGAAAGGCGGGGTGGGGGCGTTCAAGGAGATGGTGCGGGCGCTCGAAGACAACTATAATGTTGCATCGACCGCCGATGTGCCGAAGCGGGCGCGGATTGCGGGTCTCGGCATCATCATGCTCGCGCGCGAATCAGGACGTCCGATCATGCCGTTCGCAATGGTCACGAGCCGCTTCATCCGCCTGAAGAACTGGGACAGCACCACCATCAATTTGCCATTCGGCCGCGGCGCATTGGTGGGAATCAAGGAAATCAACGTGCCGCGCGATGCCGACGCCGCGATGATGGAAGAGGCGCGTCTCGACCTCGAGGCGACGCTGAACGAATGCATGCGCCGCGCCTATGAGATCGTCGGCCGTCCCGAGGCCTGTCCTCCGCCGGTCGCGTCGGGAGCATCGAGTGCCTAG
- a CDS encoding 3'(2'),5'-bisphosphate nucleotidase CysQ — MEKPNETSLAADARLLKEAVREAGELARSMFGTELRKWTKGASSPVSEADMAVNALLERRLRSATPDYGWLSEESADDRERLGRSRVWIVDPIDGTRSYLGGRNDWCVSVALVEHGAPILAAVHVPVSEEFFFAARGSGTTLNEQPVRVAPGRELEFSRVAGPKPLVERLAPDSARIELHPRIGSLALRLCRVAHGGLDAAFAGGQSRDWDLAAAHLIVQEAGGKMTALSGEAILYNRPEVVHGVLVAAGRDRHADIVAQYRRLPPD; from the coding sequence ATCGAGAAACCGAACGAGACCAGCCTCGCGGCAGACGCCAGGCTCCTGAAGGAGGCGGTCCGCGAAGCCGGCGAGCTCGCACGTTCGATGTTCGGAACGGAGCTGCGCAAATGGACCAAGGGGGCGTCGTCGCCCGTCTCCGAAGCCGACATGGCGGTCAATGCACTGCTCGAACGCAGGCTGCGATCCGCAACGCCGGACTACGGCTGGCTGTCCGAGGAGAGCGCGGATGATCGGGAAAGACTCGGCCGGTCGCGGGTCTGGATCGTCGATCCGATCGACGGCACGCGGTCCTATCTCGGCGGCCGCAACGACTGGTGCGTGAGCGTTGCGCTGGTCGAGCACGGTGCGCCGATACTCGCCGCCGTGCATGTCCCGGTCAGCGAGGAGTTCTTCTTCGCCGCCCGCGGTAGCGGCACCACGTTGAACGAACAGCCGGTTCGGGTGGCGCCCGGACGAGAGCTCGAATTCTCGCGCGTGGCCGGTCCAAAACCGTTGGTTGAGCGGCTGGCTCCGGATTCTGCGCGGATTGAACTCCATCCGCGAATCGGATCATTGGCGCTGCGCCTTTGCCGTGTCGCGCATGGCGGGCTCGATGCCGCTTTTGCAGGCGGGCAAAGCCGCGATTGGGATCTTGCGGCGGCTCATTTGATCGTGCAGGAAGCGGGGGGTAAAATGACCGCGTTGTCCGGCGAGGCGATCCTCTATAATCGTCCGGAGGTGGTGCACGGGGTGCTGGTGGCAGCGGGCCGCGACCGACATGCCGACATCGTCGCGCAGTATCGCAGGTTACCGCCGGACTGA
- a CDS encoding dienelactone hydrolase family protein produces the protein MRSLVAIVVSLLCATAFPALAEPLPAPVAVEIPSGSYVLHAQLYRPKGAGPFPVVVALHGCGGLSGRSEPVLPRYRDWAEELVRDGKAVLLPDSYGSRGLGPQCRVKERRISGRRERVADIVIAQKWLAEQAWAMPDRVSLVGWAAGASALLWAVRPQLPEHVSPDFRSAVAFYPDCRASSGLGWSTRVPTLVLIGGLDDVYSPPACRQMIDGARGRSALTRIVIYPGAYHDFDRVNLPLHQVAGSDAGAPERGHVGSDPEARADAQKLVADWLAR, from the coding sequence ATGCGCTCCCTCGTCGCCATCGTCGTCTCACTGCTCTGCGCCACGGCGTTTCCAGCCTTGGCAGAGCCGTTGCCAGCGCCCGTCGCGGTCGAGATCCCCTCGGGAAGCTATGTGCTGCACGCCCAGCTCTACCGGCCGAAGGGGGCCGGCCCGTTTCCGGTCGTCGTCGCGCTCCACGGCTGCGGCGGGCTTTCCGGCCGCTCGGAGCCGGTGCTGCCGCGCTATCGCGACTGGGCCGAGGAACTCGTCAGGGACGGCAAGGCCGTCCTGCTGCCGGACAGCTACGGCTCGCGCGGGCTGGGCCCGCAATGCCGCGTCAAGGAGCGTCGTATCAGCGGCCGGCGCGAGCGTGTCGCCGACATCGTGATCGCGCAGAAATGGTTGGCCGAGCAAGCCTGGGCGATGCCCGACCGGGTCAGCCTGGTCGGCTGGGCGGCCGGCGCGAGCGCGCTGTTGTGGGCGGTGCGCCCGCAATTGCCCGAGCATGTCTCGCCGGATTTTCGCTCGGCGGTGGCGTTCTATCCGGATTGCCGCGCCTCGTCCGGCCTCGGCTGGAGCACGCGCGTCCCGACATTGGTGCTGATCGGCGGCCTGGACGACGTCTATTCGCCGCCCGCGTGCCGGCAGATGATCGATGGCGCGCGCGGCCGCAGCGCGCTGACCCGCATCGTCATCTATCCCGGCGCCTATCACGATTTCGATCGTGTGAACCTGCCGCTGCATCAGGTCGCGGGATCCGACGCCGGGGCGCCCGAGCGCGGCCATGTCGGCTCGGATCCCGAGGCGCGCGCCGATGCGCAGAAGCTCGTGGCCGATTGGCTGGCGCGCTGA
- the purD gene encoding phosphoribosylamine--glycine ligase — protein MNILLLGSGGREHALAWKIAGSPLLTKLWCAPGNAGIAKEAECVALDVADHAAVIAFCRANKVDLVVVGPETPLAAGIVDDLEAAGIKAFGPSRLAAKLEGSKGYTKDLCAEYDIPTGAYCRFDNAPEALAYVREHGAPIVVKADGLAAGKGVVVAKTVAEAEDAIKMMFEGGFGVAGAEVVIEEFLEGREVSFFALCDGETAIPLASAQDHKRVFDHDQGPNTGGMGAYSPTPFVTQEIHDEIMNQIIQPTIAGMSARGTPFKGILYAGLMLTAQGPKLFEYNVRFGDPECQVLMLRMMSDLVPAMLAACDGQLKNFDLRWFPDAAVTVVMAAKGYPGDYAKGGVIEGLDDAARIEGVEIFHAGTVAKDGAILANGGRVLNVCASGKSVAEAQARAYQAVDRIKWADGFCRRDIAWQAVAQESGRG, from the coding sequence ATGAACATTCTGCTCCTTGGTTCCGGCGGCCGCGAGCACGCGCTCGCCTGGAAGATTGCCGGCTCGCCGCTGCTCACCAAGCTGTGGTGCGCGCCCGGCAATGCCGGGATCGCCAAGGAGGCCGAATGTGTCGCGCTCGACGTCGCCGATCATGCGGCGGTGATCGCCTTCTGCCGGGCGAACAAGGTGGATCTGGTGGTGGTCGGCCCCGAGACGCCGCTCGCCGCCGGCATCGTCGATGATCTCGAGGCTGCCGGCATCAAGGCGTTCGGCCCATCCAGGCTCGCCGCCAAGCTCGAGGGCTCCAAGGGATACACCAAGGATCTCTGCGCCGAATACGACATCCCGACCGGCGCCTACTGCCGCTTCGACAATGCCCCCGAGGCGCTCGCTTATGTCCGCGAGCACGGCGCTCCGATCGTCGTCAAGGCAGACGGACTCGCGGCCGGCAAGGGTGTCGTCGTGGCCAAGACGGTTGCCGAGGCCGAGGACGCCATCAAGATGATGTTCGAGGGCGGCTTTGGCGTCGCTGGCGCCGAGGTCGTCATCGAGGAGTTTCTCGAAGGACGGGAGGTGTCGTTCTTCGCGCTGTGCGACGGTGAGACCGCGATACCGCTGGCGTCTGCCCAGGACCACAAGCGGGTGTTCGATCACGACCAGGGACCGAACACCGGCGGCATGGGAGCGTATTCGCCGACGCCGTTCGTGACGCAGGAGATTCATGACGAGATCATGAATCAGATCATTCAGCCGACCATTGCCGGGATGAGCGCCCGGGGCACCCCCTTCAAGGGCATTCTCTATGCCGGCCTGATGCTGACGGCTCAGGGGCCGAAGCTGTTCGAATACAACGTGCGCTTCGGCGATCCGGAATGTCAGGTGCTGATGCTGCGGATGATGTCGGATCTCGTGCCCGCCATGCTGGCCGCCTGCGACGGGCAGTTGAAGAATTTCGACCTGCGCTGGTTTCCCGACGCCGCCGTCACCGTGGTCATGGCCGCGAAGGGCTATCCCGGCGACTACGCGAAGGGTGGTGTCATCGAGGGACTCGACGATGCCGCGAGGATCGAGGGCGTGGAGATCTTCCACGCCGGCACGGTGGCGAAAGACGGCGCCATTCTCGCCAATGGCGGGCGCGTCCTCAATGTCTGCGCGTCGGGAAAGAGCGTCGCCGAGGCTCAGGCGCGGGCCTATCAGGCCGTCGACCGCATCAAATGGGCTGACGGCTTCTGCCGGCGCGACATTGCCTGGCAGGCGGTGGCGCAGGAAAGCGGTCGGGGCTGA
- a CDS encoding 3-deoxy-D-manno-octulosonic acid transferase: MPSPLPMALRVYRGLSSAAVPLAPALIRQRLKHGKEDPERTDERRGLSHDTRPLGPLVWIHGASVGEVLAAAALIERLRELNIRILITSGTVTSAAIVAKRFPPDVIHQYVPYDTPRFVERFLDHWRPSLGLFIESDLWPNLILAGASRRVPMVVINGRMSPRSFPRWRRMSGTISALLGRFDLFLTQSQADADRFAALGARNVITTGNLKLDVPAPPADPAKLDRLTAMTRGRPVVVAASTHPGEDEILIAAHRALSVSYPSLLTVIVPRHPHRGPAVAELVASAGLRGALRSREEQPLAGTDIYVADTMGELGLFYRLAPVVFMGGSLVEHGGQNPIEAVKLGAAIVHGPHVFNFTDVYESLDKAGGARLAHDQEALIRQLRQLLADPAAGNSLVAAGTRVVDQLGGALERTLSALEPYLLQVRLEMGAAGDA, translated from the coding sequence GTGCCTAGCCCGCTGCCGATGGCCCTGCGTGTCTACCGCGGGTTGTCCTCGGCGGCGGTGCCGCTTGCGCCGGCACTGATCAGACAGCGGCTCAAGCACGGCAAGGAGGATCCCGAGCGGACCGACGAGCGGCGCGGCCTGAGCCATGACACGCGCCCGCTGGGTCCGCTGGTCTGGATTCACGGTGCCAGCGTCGGCGAGGTGCTGGCGGCGGCGGCGCTGATCGAGCGGCTGCGTGAGCTCAACATCCGCATCCTCATCACGTCCGGCACCGTGACGTCGGCCGCCATCGTGGCCAAGCGCTTCCCGCCCGACGTGATCCACCAATACGTGCCCTATGACACGCCGCGCTTCGTGGAGCGGTTTCTCGATCATTGGCGTCCCTCGCTCGGGCTGTTCATCGAGTCGGACCTCTGGCCGAATCTCATCCTCGCCGGCGCCTCGCGGCGGGTGCCGATGGTGGTGATCAACGGCCGCATGTCGCCGCGCTCGTTCCCGCGCTGGCGCCGCATGTCCGGCACCATCTCCGCCTTGCTCGGACGCTTTGATCTCTTCCTGACGCAGTCGCAGGCGGATGCCGACCGGTTCGCCGCGCTCGGCGCGCGCAACGTCATCACCACCGGCAATCTCAAGCTCGACGTGCCGGCGCCGCCCGCCGATCCGGCGAAGCTCGATCGGCTCACGGCGATGACGCGCGGCCGTCCGGTCGTCGTCGCCGCCTCCACGCATCCCGGCGAGGACGAGATCCTGATTGCGGCCCACAGGGCCTTGTCGGTGTCCTATCCGTCGCTGCTCACCGTGATCGTGCCGCGCCATCCGCATCGTGGCCCGGCGGTCGCCGAGCTCGTCGCAAGTGCCGGCCTGCGGGGCGCCTTGCGGTCGCGGGAGGAACAGCCGCTCGCCGGCACCGACATCTACGTCGCCGACACGATGGGTGAGCTCGGCCTGTTCTACCGGCTGGCGCCGGTCGTGTTCATGGGCGGCTCGCTGGTCGAGCATGGCGGCCAGAATCCGATCGAGGCCGTCAAGCTGGGTGCGGCCATCGTGCACGGGCCGCACGTGTTCAACTTCACCGACGTCTATGAGTCGCTGGACAAAGCCGGGGGAGCCAGGCTCGCCCACGATCAGGAGGCGCTGATCCGCCAACTCCGGCAACTGCTCGCTGATCCCGCAGCCGGCAACAGCCTGGTTGCGGCAGGAACGCGGGTGGTCGATCAGCTCGGTGGCGCGCTGGAGCGGACGCTGTCGGCGCTCGAGCCGTATCTGTTGCAGGTCAGGCTCGAGATGGGGGCCGCCGGCGATGCGTGA
- a CDS encoding DUF4170 domain-containing protein has product MTDSASQQLLHLVIGGELINLDKNEFKDLDKVDIVGVYPNYAAAHAAWRAKAQMTVDNAHMRYFIVHLHRLLDPGQDAK; this is encoded by the coding sequence ATGACAGATAGCGCCTCGCAGCAGCTCCTTCACCTCGTGATCGGCGGCGAGCTCATCAACCTCGACAAGAACGAATTCAAGGATCTCGACAAGGTCGATATCGTCGGCGTCTATCCGAACTACGCGGCGGCCCACGCCGCTTGGCGAGCCAAGGCGCAGATGACGGTCGACAACGCCCACATGCGCTATTTCATCGTTCACCTGCACCGGCTGCTCGATCCCGGTCAGGATGCGAAGTAA